A region from the Treponema pallidum subsp. pallidum str. Nichols genome encodes:
- the fusA gene encoding elongation factor G: MSRGISTFRNIGISAHIDSGKTTLSERILFYCDRIHAIHEVRGKDGVGATMDNMELERERGITIQSASTQVQWKGHTINVIDTPGHVDFTIEVERSLRVLDGAVLVLCSVAGVQSQSITVDRQLRRYHVPRISFINKCDRTGANPFKVCAQLREKLSLNAHLMQLPIGLEDRLEGVIDLISLKALYFEGESGAHVREAPIPEQYQADVKKYRDELIDAASLFSDELAEAYLEGTETDQLIRAAVRAGTIAEKFVPVFCGSAYKNKGIQPLLDAITYYLPDPTEVTNTALDLDRAEEPVTLSTDADAPVVALGFKLEDGKYGQLTYVRVYQGTIKKGAELFNVRARKKFKVGRLVRMNSNQMEDISEGTPGDIVALFGVDCASGDTFCSGDLNYAMTSMFVPEPVISLSITPKDKRSADQVSKALNRFTKEDPTFRSFVDPESNQTIIQGMGELHLDVYIERMRREYKCEVETGMPQVAYREAISARADFNYTHKKQTGGSGQFGRVAGFIEPIAGQDYEFVDQIKGGVIPNEFIPSCDKGFRTAVKKGTLIGFPIVGVRVTINDGQSHPVDSSDMAFQAAAIGAFREAYNGAKPVVLEPIMRVSVEGPQEFQGSVFGLINQRRGVVVSSADDEQFSRVDAEVPLSEMFGFSTVLRSSTQGKAEYSMEFAKYGKAPQGVTDSLIKEYQEKRKAEQR; the protein is encoded by the coding sequence ATGAGTAGAGGTATTTCTACCTTCAGGAATATCGGCATCAGCGCGCACATAGATTCTGGAAAGACAACCCTTTCTGAGCGCATTCTCTTTTACTGTGATCGTATTCACGCCATCCATGAGGTGCGTGGTAAAGACGGTGTTGGCGCCACCATGGACAACATGGAGCTTGAGCGGGAGCGCGGTATTACCATCCAGTCTGCCTCCACCCAGGTCCAGTGGAAGGGACACACTATAAACGTCATTGACACTCCCGGGCACGTTGACTTCACCATCGAGGTGGAGCGCTCCTTGCGCGTTTTAGACGGTGCCGTCCTCGTACTCTGTTCGGTTGCAGGCGTCCAGTCCCAGTCCATCACTGTCGACCGGCAGCTCCGCCGCTATCACGTGCCCCGTATCTCATTTATCAATAAGTGTGATCGTACGGGTGCCAACCCTTTCAAGGTCTGCGCTCAGCTGCGCGAAAAGCTCTCCCTTAACGCGCATCTTATGCAGTTACCCATTGGGCTTGAAGACCGTCTAGAGGGTGTCATCGATTTAATTTCGCTCAAAGCCCTTTATTTCGAGGGAGAAAGTGGCGCGCACGTGCGTGAGGCGCCCATTCCCGAACAGTATCAGGCAGATGTGAAAAAGTACCGGGATGAACTCATCGATGCGGCGTCTTTGTTTTCTGACGAGCTTGCTGAGGCCTACCTTGAAGGAACTGAGACCGATCAATTGATTCGAGCGGCAGTACGTGCGGGCACCATTGCAGAAAAGTTTGTCCCGGTTTTTTGCGGTTCTGCGTACAAAAATAAAGGTATTCAGCCACTTTTGGACGCTATCACATACTACCTGCCAGATCCTACCGAGGTAACTAATACCGCGCTCGATCTGGATAGAGCCGAGGAGCCAGTTACCCTCTCCACCGATGCAGACGCACCGGTAGTTGCGCTCGGGTTTAAACTAGAGGATGGCAAATACGGCCAACTCACCTATGTGCGTGTATATCAGGGGACTATCAAAAAAGGGGCTGAGCTTTTTAACGTCCGCGCGCGCAAGAAATTCAAGGTGGGCCGTTTGGTACGGATGAACTCTAACCAGATGGAAGACATCAGTGAGGGAACCCCCGGAGACATTGTGGCGCTTTTCGGCGTGGACTGCGCGTCGGGAGACACCTTTTGCAGTGGAGATCTGAATTACGCAATGACTTCGATGTTTGTTCCAGAGCCGGTCATCTCGCTTTCCATCACTCCTAAGGACAAGCGGTCCGCTGACCAAGTTTCCAAGGCGCTGAACCGGTTCACCAAGGAAGATCCTACCTTCCGCAGCTTCGTAGATCCTGAGTCTAACCAAACTATCATCCAGGGGATGGGGGAGTTGCACCTGGATGTGTACATTGAGCGCATGCGACGCGAGTATAAGTGTGAGGTGGAGACGGGCATGCCGCAGGTGGCGTATCGGGAGGCAATTAGTGCGCGCGCGGATTTTAACTACACCCACAAAAAGCAAACCGGCGGTTCCGGGCAGTTCGGGCGTGTGGCCGGCTTTATAGAGCCCATCGCCGGGCAGGACTATGAGTTTGTAGATCAAATCAAGGGAGGAGTAATCCCAAATGAGTTTATCCCTTCGTGTGACAAAGGCTTTCGCACAGCGGTAAAGAAAGGAACTCTTATTGGTTTTCCGATTGTGGGGGTGCGCGTTACCATTAACGATGGGCAGTCTCACCCGGTTGACTCCTCAGACATGGCGTTCCAGGCGGCAGCGATTGGTGCCTTTCGTGAAGCGTACAATGGGGCAAAGCCAGTAGTCTTAGAGCCAATCATGCGAGTGTCGGTGGAAGGGCCCCAGGAGTTCCAAGGCAGTGTCTTTGGGTTAATTAACCAGCGGCGGGGAGTGGTTGTATCGTCAGCGGACGATGAACAATTTTCCCGCGTGGACGCGGAGGTCCCGCTGAGCGAGATGTTCGGGTTCTCCACCGTGCTACGTTCTTCCACACAAGGTAAGGCTGAGTATTCTATGGAGTTTGCTAAATACGGCAAGGCACCGCAAGGTGTGACGGACTCGCTCATAAAGGAATACCAAGAGAAACGAAAAGCAGAACAAAGGTAA
- a CDS encoding DEAD/DEAH box helicase, protein MQGAWLGAHRERAPRALERYGVQRSLCVFVSTRKFHFLLHFPSMDVSFEELGLNEQSLAAVRLKGFRCPTPIQAAAIPRLLAGDANIIAKARTGTGKTAAFGLPLIQELGSPCEHPGALVLVPTRELAAQVASELSSLRIQKIPRIHTVYGGVSIAEQLRNLEQGGEIIVGTTGRVIDHIERGSLELSYLRYFILDEADEMLNMGFVEDIESIFSHANKDARVLMFSATMPRQILSIASTFMGSYEVVEEVTPEEARPLIEQFMWVVRDADKIEALVRLIDVSDNFYGLVFCQTKADADTVAKSLDERHYHVAALHGDIPQSQREKILERFRTKRARILVATDVAARGIDIEGITHVVNYSIPHDSATYTHRVGRTGRAGSQGIAISFVRPHETRRMEYLSKHCNGELKASTVPLVEHILTQKEGRIFSSLKTHLCQLLSEGVHGTFTRFAQRLLQEDLKARVAEALGTSADVPQEPNVSLVAALLQIHYGTALDPRQYRDIKTITPETARARPHDAEKAYVRIEYGKKSYLTRKRVVQFICALVKIPGHLVDRVDITERCAFARIPRRAAEEAVRLSKKRKDLPRVSFVGHASRLRNTATPAEKSTYPRRLPSGEGLREQISRRTSSSKKASGKPEDSLPPPQEHRLD, encoded by the coding sequence GTGCAAGGGGCGTGGTTGGGAGCCCATAGAGAAAGAGCTCCCAGAGCGCTGGAACGCTACGGTGTCCAGCGCTCTTTGTGTGTTTTTGTCTCTACAAGAAAGTTCCACTTTTTGCTACACTTCCCTTCTATGGACGTGTCCTTTGAAGAGCTTGGTTTGAATGAACAATCGCTTGCAGCGGTGCGACTCAAGGGGTTTCGGTGCCCAACTCCCATCCAGGCTGCTGCCATTCCCCGACTGTTGGCAGGGGATGCGAATATCATCGCAAAAGCCCGAACCGGGACTGGAAAAACGGCCGCCTTCGGCCTCCCCCTTATCCAAGAACTGGGAAGCCCGTGCGAACACCCAGGGGCCTTAGTGCTTGTTCCTACAAGGGAGCTCGCTGCGCAGGTCGCAAGCGAACTGAGCTCCCTGAGGATACAAAAAATACCTCGGATTCACACCGTGTACGGTGGGGTCTCCATCGCGGAGCAGCTGCGTAATCTCGAACAGGGTGGAGAGATAATAGTAGGAACGACCGGGCGCGTCATCGATCATATTGAGCGCGGTTCTCTCGAGCTGTCTTATCTGCGCTACTTCATATTAGACGAAGCGGATGAGATGCTAAACATGGGTTTCGTTGAGGATATAGAGTCTATCTTCTCTCATGCAAATAAAGACGCACGCGTCCTTATGTTTTCTGCCACTATGCCCAGGCAGATCCTTTCTATTGCCTCTACCTTCATGGGAAGCTACGAGGTTGTTGAAGAAGTCACTCCAGAAGAGGCGCGCCCGCTCATTGAACAATTTATGTGGGTTGTAAGGGACGCTGACAAAATCGAGGCGCTTGTGCGCCTTATTGATGTGAGCGACAACTTTTACGGTCTGGTGTTCTGTCAAACCAAGGCGGACGCCGACACTGTTGCGAAATCTCTAGACGAACGCCATTACCATGTTGCTGCACTTCACGGAGATATTCCGCAAAGCCAGCGAGAAAAAATTCTCGAGCGCTTTCGTACAAAACGAGCGCGTATCCTCGTCGCCACTGATGTTGCCGCTCGCGGCATTGACATCGAAGGAATTACGCACGTGGTGAACTACTCCATTCCTCATGATAGCGCTACTTACACGCACCGCGTCGGCAGAACTGGACGCGCAGGATCACAGGGTATCGCTATCAGTTTTGTACGCCCACACGAGACACGACGGATGGAGTATCTGAGTAAACACTGTAATGGCGAATTGAAAGCTAGTACGGTACCTTTGGTGGAGCACATCCTTACTCAAAAGGAGGGGCGTATTTTCTCGTCCCTCAAGACTCATCTTTGCCAATTACTCTCTGAAGGGGTGCACGGAACCTTTACCCGTTTTGCGCAGCGGCTGCTCCAAGAAGACCTTAAAGCTCGCGTGGCAGAAGCCCTGGGTACTTCCGCCGACGTTCCTCAGGAACCGAACGTGTCGCTTGTCGCCGCGCTCCTGCAAATCCACTACGGTACTGCGCTGGACCCCAGGCAGTACCGGGATATTAAAACGATTACGCCAGAGACGGCCCGCGCACGTCCCCATGACGCGGAAAAGGCGTATGTGCGCATTGAGTACGGAAAAAAAAGCTACCTCACTCGGAAACGTGTTGTGCAGTTCATCTGTGCCCTGGTAAAAATCCCCGGTCATCTTGTAGATCGCGTTGACATAACCGAACGTTGCGCGTTTGCGCGCATACCCCGACGCGCAGCGGAGGAAGCAGTTCGCTTATCCAAGAAGCGCAAGGACCTGCCGCGCGTTTCCTTCGTTGGGCACGCCAGTCGCCTAAGAAATACCGCTACCCCTGCAGAAAAGTCTACCTATCCAAGGCGCCTCCCTTCCGGAGAAGGCCTAAGGGAGCAGATCTCAAGGAGAACCTCTTCCTCTAAGAAGGCTTCTGGGAAACCGGAGGATTCTCTTCCCCCTCCCCAAGAACATCGCCTTGATTGA
- a CDS encoding LysM peptidoglycan-binding domain-containing protein yields the protein MKTRNFSLVSALYVLLGVPLFVSAASYDDNEFSRKSRAYSELAEKTYDAGEYDVSAEYARLAEDFAQKSSVYIKETMARTTAEDAMNAARTRHAWAKNERIDRAYPTEYLLASEAIKTGGLAFDSKQYDVALTWARKALDALKNVKPESQLLAKAAKEEAARKAAEARKLEEQRIAAQKAQEERKRAEEEAARKAAEARKLEEQRIAAQKAQEERKRAEEEAARKAAEEAARKAEELEKGRVLPAQYKVTTWSIDRECFWNIAKNPAVYGNPFLWKKLYEANKDKIPQSKNPNWVEPETVLVIPSLKGEEREGLYEPNVKYRPLP from the coding sequence ATGAAGACACGTAATTTCTCGCTCGTATCCGCGTTGTACGTACTGCTGGGTGTTCCTCTGTTTGTGTCTGCCGCTTCCTACGACGACAATGAATTTTCTCGCAAGAGTCGTGCGTACTCGGAGCTTGCAGAGAAGACATACGATGCGGGAGAGTATGACGTCTCTGCAGAGTACGCCCGGCTCGCTGAGGATTTTGCGCAAAAATCCTCGGTCTACATCAAGGAAACTATGGCGCGCACCACTGCCGAGGACGCTATGAACGCTGCGCGCACCCGCCACGCGTGGGCGAAAAATGAGCGCATCGATCGCGCCTATCCGACCGAGTATTTGCTCGCTAGCGAGGCTATCAAGACCGGAGGGCTCGCTTTTGACAGCAAGCAGTACGACGTAGCGCTCACGTGGGCGCGTAAGGCGTTGGACGCACTCAAAAACGTAAAGCCTGAAAGTCAGTTGCTTGCAAAGGCCGCGAAGGAGGAGGCTGCGCGCAAGGCCGCCGAGGCACGAAAACTCGAAGAACAAAGAATTGCAGCCCAGAAAGCGCAGGAAGAACGTAAGCGTGCGGAGGAGGAAGCTGCGCGCAAGGCCGCCGAGGCACGAAAACTCGAAGAACAAAGAATTGCAGCCCAGAAAGCGCAGGAAGAACGTAAGCGTGCGGAGGAGGAAGCTGCGCGCAAGGCCGCCGAGGAAGCAGCGCGAAAGGCGGAGGAACTCGAGAAGGGTCGTGTGCTACCTGCGCAATACAAGGTGACTACGTGGTCCATTGACCGGGAATGTTTCTGGAATATTGCCAAAAACCCCGCCGTTTATGGCAACCCCTTCCTCTGGAAGAAGTTGTATGAGGCGAACAAGGACAAAATTCCTCAGTCCAAAAACCCCAATTGGGTAGAGCCTGAGACAGTCCTGGTCATCCCCAGTCTCAAGGGAGAGGAGCGCGAGGGTCTGTATGAGCCCAACGTGAAATACCGTCCTCTGCCGTAA
- a CDS encoding HD-GYP domain-containing protein produces the protein MNTYAIVDIPEETHFSDDVYLDDTFLVLTPAGLFDEALKSRLQEWDFTTVHTGGQLLSSETTLECPLPASGDPNAKGAPGSEALRAQRSRFHALKKQYNEFQMFVEHVFDQYRAKQSLNTRAVIDRAKMLCELVKKHRQTLLRVLPTIPYREHYALETHALRSTLYAVVIGLQLKMQPFKIIELATSCLLHEIGMARVIPKAYTTEGELDPKTQKAIFAHPIISYHILRDHSLPLPVCVGALEHRERENGLGYPRRLVGEKISLYGKIIAVACSYEAATAPRSYKEMKNAAEGIVDLVRNANTQYDAVISRALLFALSFYPIGTHVHLSNGKIAQVVDVNPDDPRFPIVQVHGEIHRNGKPIIHSTSADEIFITRALSVKEQRLILQEGGD, from the coding sequence GTGAATACGTATGCAATTGTAGATATACCCGAGGAAACCCACTTCAGCGATGACGTGTATCTTGATGACACTTTTTTAGTGCTGACCCCCGCAGGTCTCTTTGACGAAGCGCTAAAGAGTCGACTGCAGGAGTGGGACTTCACCACGGTGCACACCGGCGGACAACTGCTTTCTTCTGAGACTACACTGGAGTGTCCTCTGCCTGCATCCGGCGATCCAAACGCGAAGGGTGCTCCCGGATCCGAGGCCTTGCGTGCACAACGAAGCCGTTTTCACGCACTGAAGAAACAGTACAACGAGTTTCAAATGTTCGTTGAGCACGTTTTTGATCAGTATCGTGCAAAGCAGAGCCTGAACACGCGCGCGGTCATTGACCGTGCGAAGATGCTTTGCGAATTGGTAAAAAAGCATCGGCAAACGCTACTGCGCGTCCTTCCCACCATTCCCTACCGGGAGCACTACGCGCTTGAGACACATGCACTCCGTTCGACGTTGTATGCTGTTGTCATTGGGTTACAGCTAAAAATGCAACCGTTCAAGATCATTGAGCTCGCAACATCTTGCCTGCTTCACGAAATTGGCATGGCGCGCGTTATCCCGAAGGCGTACACCACGGAGGGGGAGTTAGATCCAAAAACGCAGAAGGCGATCTTTGCGCACCCTATTATCTCCTACCATATCCTGCGTGACCACTCGCTCCCTCTGCCGGTGTGTGTTGGGGCACTTGAGCATCGCGAGCGCGAAAATGGGCTCGGCTACCCGCGCAGGCTCGTGGGAGAAAAGATTTCCCTCTATGGCAAGATAATCGCAGTCGCTTGTTCTTACGAGGCAGCAACCGCTCCGCGCTCATACAAGGAAATGAAAAACGCCGCTGAGGGCATCGTCGACCTTGTGCGTAACGCGAACACCCAGTACGATGCAGTCATTTCGCGCGCGCTTCTCTTTGCCCTGTCGTTTTATCCTATCGGGACCCATGTGCACTTATCAAACGGGAAAATCGCGCAGGTGGTGGACGTTAACCCCGACGACCCACGCTTCCCCATCGTGCAGGTACACGGAGAAATTCACCGCAACGGCAAGCCCATCATTCACAGCACGAGCGCAGACGAAATTTTTATCACGCGGGCCCTGAGCGTAAAGGAACAGCGTCTTATCCTTCAGGAAGGTGGCGACTGA
- the tmpA gene encoding migration/adhesion factor TmpA, with product MNAHTLVYSGVALACAAMLGSCASGAKEEAEKKAAEQRALLVESAHADRRLMEARIGAQESGADTQHPELFSQIQDVERQSTDAKIEGDLKKAAGVASEAADKYEILRNRVEVADLQSKIQTHQLAQYDGDSANAAEESWKKALELYETDSAQCLQSTVEALESYRKVAHEGFGRLLPDMKARAGAAKTDVGGLKVAVELRPQLEEADSQYQEAREAEEVNARAKAFSGYHRALEIYTELGKVVRLKKTEAEKALQSAKTKQKASSDLARSADKSAPLPENAQGFSKEPIEVEPLPNDRLNTTQADESAPIPISDTSSPSRVQSRGVEDGGRSPKSSMNEEGASR from the coding sequence ATGAATGCTCATACGCTTGTGTACTCCGGCGTAGCACTTGCCTGCGCGGCTATGCTCGGCTCCTGTGCCTCGGGCGCCAAGGAGGAAGCTGAAAAGAAGGCTGCAGAGCAGCGTGCGCTTCTGGTCGAGAGTGCGCATGCTGACCGTAGGCTTATGGAGGCGCGTATCGGCGCGCAAGAGTCTGGCGCAGACACCCAGCACCCCGAACTTTTCTCCCAGATTCAGGACGTTGAGCGCCAGTCTACCGACGCCAAGATTGAAGGGGACCTCAAGAAAGCTGCCGGTGTCGCCTCAGAAGCTGCGGATAAGTACGAGATTCTCAGGAACCGAGTTGAAGTTGCTGACCTACAATCTAAGATCCAGACTCACCAGCTTGCGCAGTACGACGGGGACAGCGCGAACGCTGCGGAAGAATCGTGGAAGAAGGCACTTGAATTATACGAGACCGATAGCGCGCAGTGTCTGCAATCCACCGTCGAAGCGCTCGAGTCGTATCGGAAAGTCGCGCATGAGGGATTCGGCCGCTTACTACCCGATATGAAGGCACGTGCGGGTGCTGCAAAGACGGACGTTGGCGGTCTTAAGGTAGCCGTCGAGTTGCGTCCACAGCTGGAAGAAGCTGACAGCCAATACCAAGAAGCACGTGAAGCTGAAGAGGTAAATGCACGTGCCAAAGCTTTTAGCGGGTACCACCGTGCCCTCGAGATCTACACAGAACTGGGGAAGGTTGTACGCCTGAAGAAGACCGAGGCGGAAAAGGCGCTGCAGTCTGCAAAAACAAAGCAAAAGGCGTCCTCTGACCTTGCGCGGAGTGCGGATAAGAGTGCCCCACTTCCTGAAAACGCTCAGGGTTTCTCAAAGGAGCCGATTGAGGTAGAGCCGCTTCCAAACGACAGGCTTAACACAACGCAGGCAGATGAGTCTGCGCCGATCCCCATATCTGACACCTCTTCACCTTCTCGCGTGCAGTCTCGGGGTGTTGAAGACGGAGGACGTTCTCCAAAATCCTCTATGAACGAAGAAGGAGCCTCTCGATGA
- the ftsH gene encoding ATP-dependent zinc metalloprotease FtsH, whose product MRIIPFSEFKDRIASGEIVKVVVGSPYFVGYTSARPAPSARGFSLLSEREAPTYHAIGVLSDSFLSMLDERQVVYSIKPRERNYLIETFQYLFPLLILFFVWRFFFKRMASNVSGLGSSIFSAGHARSAAVEEGKVTTRFADVAGVDEAKEELMEVVDFLKFPKKYTEIGGKIPRGVLLVGPPGTGKTLLARAVAGEASVPFFRISGSDFIEMFVGIGASRVRDLFKQAREKAPGIIFIDELDAIGKSRLNAIHSNDEREQTLNQLLVEMDGFDNTTGLILLAATNRPDVLDPALLRPGRFDRQVCVDRPDLKGREAILRIHAQNVKLAPEVDLKAVARITGGYSGADLANVVNEAALLAVRSGRAQVIETDLDEAVEKTMIGLQKKSRVIREEERRIIAYHETGHALAGTFTKGADKVHKITIIPRGTSALGYTFHIPEDDRHIVTEQQLLAEVDVLLSGRAAEFVAFGEVSTGAGNDISRATDIVRKMITDYGMSEKFQNVALTRRGTGYLAEPQLAREYSECTQQYVDEEVARVLAERYRAVVALLTEKKELLEYIATRLLERETIERDEFEEVIRCEHDLEGLKKRLSQQQEGASAPAQGQSPPS is encoded by the coding sequence TTGCGCATCATCCCGTTCTCGGAATTTAAAGATCGCATTGCAAGTGGGGAAATCGTAAAGGTTGTTGTCGGTTCCCCTTACTTTGTCGGGTACACTTCCGCGCGCCCTGCGCCTTCTGCGCGGGGTTTCTCGTTGCTCTCTGAGCGGGAGGCTCCTACCTATCATGCCATCGGTGTCCTCTCCGATTCCTTTTTGAGCATGCTCGATGAGCGGCAGGTGGTCTACAGTATTAAGCCGCGCGAGCGCAATTACCTCATAGAGACATTTCAATATCTCTTTCCGCTGCTCATCCTCTTTTTTGTCTGGCGCTTTTTCTTTAAGCGGATGGCCTCAAATGTAAGCGGGCTGGGGAGCAGTATTTTCTCAGCCGGACACGCGCGCTCTGCGGCGGTGGAAGAAGGAAAGGTCACCACACGCTTTGCAGACGTTGCAGGGGTGGATGAGGCAAAAGAAGAGCTGATGGAAGTAGTTGATTTTCTCAAGTTCCCTAAAAAGTATACTGAAATCGGGGGGAAAATTCCCCGCGGGGTGCTGTTGGTCGGTCCCCCAGGGACGGGTAAGACGTTGCTTGCACGCGCAGTGGCAGGTGAGGCGTCAGTGCCCTTTTTTCGCATCAGTGGCTCAGACTTCATCGAAATGTTTGTGGGGATTGGCGCCTCGCGTGTGCGCGATTTATTCAAACAAGCGCGGGAGAAGGCGCCAGGGATTATTTTTATCGATGAGCTTGACGCAATTGGAAAAAGCCGCCTGAACGCTATCCATTCCAACGATGAGCGGGAACAAACGCTTAACCAGCTTCTGGTAGAAATGGATGGGTTTGATAACACCACCGGTCTCATTTTGCTTGCTGCTACCAATCGCCCCGATGTGTTAGATCCTGCGCTCCTACGCCCCGGTCGTTTTGACCGACAGGTTTGCGTAGATCGGCCCGATCTTAAGGGAAGAGAGGCAATTCTGCGTATTCATGCGCAGAACGTGAAGTTAGCGCCAGAAGTGGATTTGAAGGCAGTGGCGCGCATCACCGGTGGGTATTCAGGTGCTGATTTGGCAAACGTGGTGAACGAGGCAGCGTTGCTCGCGGTACGGTCTGGGCGTGCGCAGGTGATTGAAACGGATTTGGACGAAGCGGTCGAAAAGACAATGATAGGATTGCAGAAAAAAAGTCGGGTAATTCGAGAAGAAGAGCGCCGGATTATTGCGTATCACGAGACAGGACATGCCCTTGCAGGTACCTTCACGAAGGGTGCAGACAAGGTGCACAAAATTACAATTATTCCCCGGGGCACCTCTGCGCTTGGATATACTTTTCACATTCCTGAAGACGATCGGCATATTGTTACGGAGCAGCAGTTGTTGGCAGAAGTAGATGTGCTGCTTTCAGGACGCGCAGCGGAATTTGTAGCCTTTGGGGAAGTTTCAACTGGTGCAGGGAACGATATTTCTCGCGCAACAGACATTGTCCGCAAGATGATTACAGATTATGGGATGAGCGAAAAGTTTCAAAACGTTGCACTTACTCGCCGCGGAACCGGGTATCTCGCGGAGCCGCAGTTAGCGCGCGAGTATTCGGAGTGCACACAGCAGTACGTTGATGAGGAAGTGGCGCGCGTTCTAGCTGAGCGCTACCGCGCGGTGGTAGCACTCTTGACGGAGAAAAAAGAGCTCCTTGAGTACATCGCAACGCGCCTTTTGGAGCGAGAAACCATCGAGCGCGACGAGTTTGAGGAAGTTATTCGCTGCGAACACGACCTAGAGGGGCTAAAAAAGCGTCTAAGCCAGCAGCAGGAAGGGGCATCTGCCCCTGCGCAGGGTCAGTCGCCACCTTCCTGA